The genomic interval CATGGAGATGATAGCCGAGGGGGTCGAGACCCAGGAGCAGGTCGACTACCTGCACCGCCATGGGGTCCACCTGATCCAGGGCTATGTCTATGCTAAACCCATGGCCCTCCACAAGCTGAAGATCTGGCTGCTGGCATGGCGGCAGAGCCAGCCCGGCGGGCAGTGAGAGGGAAACATCAGGGTCCCCGCCCGGGGATCCTCATCTCTTGCAACAAAATGATTCTCCTCTGACGGGACAACTCCCTTTATCATGGACTGGCGCGCCACCCCTGTGGCGCGACCTGTTGTCTCCCTACCCGTCGGCCACGGCCGCCCCGAGATGAGAACCACTGCCTATGAAGTCATTTATCCGGCAAGAGATTGCCCTGCCCGTTGGCCTGCTGACCCTGCTCTTCTTCAAGACCCTGGGCAGCGACCTGCTGACAGAAGCAACCCCCCTTGCGGTTTACCTGCCGGTGTCACTGGCCCTGCTCGCCATCGTCACCTGGGCCATCTTCTCCGTCGTGCGTCACTCCGACGCCCTGGCCATCAAGCTGGGTGAACCTTTCGGCACCCTGATCCTGACCCTGTCGGTCATCTCCCTCGAAGTGGTGATGATCTCCTCCGTGATGCTGACCGGCGACCCCAACCCCACCATGGCCCGCGACACCATGTTCGCCGTGGTGATGCTGGTGACCAACGGTCTGGTGGGCTTCACCCTGCTGTTTGGCGGCTGGCGCTATCACACCCAGAACTTCAATCTGGACGGGGTCAAATCTTACCTGGTCGCCATCATTCCCCTGGCCCTGCTCTGCCTGGTGCTGCCGAACTTCACCCGGGGCGGTACCCTTGGCAGCATGTCCAGCGCCATGTCCTGGATGCTGATCATCATCTCGGTGCTGCTCTACGGCGTCTTCCTGCTGATCCAGACCCGCAGCCACAGCCACTTCTTCGTCGACAGCGACCACGAGGATCACGAGGAGCACCACGGCATACTGCGCAGCAACGTCTATCACACCCTGCTGCTGCTCGCCTACCTGGTGGTGGTGATACTGCTGGCCAAGACCCTGGCCATCCCCATCAACTACGGGGTCCATGTGCTGGAGGCACCGGCTGCGCTGGGCGGCTTCATCGTGGCCTGTATAGTGCTCGCACCTGAAGCCGTGGGCGCCATCAAGGCCGCCTTCAACAACCAGTTGCAGCGCGCCATGAACCTCTACTTCGGTTCGGTGCTGGCCACCATAGCCCTGACGGTCCCCTCTGTGCTGTTCATCGGCTCCCTGCTCGGGCAGGAGGTGCGCCTCGGCCTCTCCCCTGCCGACATGGTGCTGCTCATCACCACTCTCATGGTGTGCAAGGTGACCTTCAGCAGTGGCCGCACCAATGTGCTCCATGGCGCCACCCATCTGGTGTTGTTTGTCGTTTATCTGTTCCTGATGTTCGAGCACGAATAACCGGCGCCAGCGCTCAGCGGGTACTGTTCGTGGTCTAGCTGTTACTGATGTTCGAACACGAATAGCCGGCGCCAGCGCTCAGCGGGTACTGTTCGTGGTCTAGCCGTTCCTGATGTTCGAACACGAATAACCGCATCCAGCCAGCGCCAGAAACGCAAAGACCGCCCATCGGGCGGTCTTTTGTTATGAGCGGATAGCCGCTTAGAGGCTCGG from Aeromonas rivipollensis carries:
- a CDS encoding calcium:proton antiporter → MKSFIRQEIALPVGLLTLLFFKTLGSDLLTEATPLAVYLPVSLALLAIVTWAIFSVVRHSDALAIKLGEPFGTLILTLSVISLEVVMISSVMLTGDPNPTMARDTMFAVVMLVTNGLVGFTLLFGGWRYHTQNFNLDGVKSYLVAIIPLALLCLVLPNFTRGGTLGSMSSAMSWMLIIISVLLYGVFLLIQTRSHSHFFVDSDHEDHEEHHGILRSNVYHTLLLLAYLVVVILLAKTLAIPINYGVHVLEAPAALGGFIVACIVLAPEAVGAIKAAFNNQLQRAMNLYFGSVLATIALTVPSVLFIGSLLGQEVRLGLSPADMVLLITTLMVCKVTFSSGRTNVLHGATHLVLFVVYLFLMFEHE